From Thermodesulfobium sp. 4217-1:
GTTGTGGCTTCAATTCCTACCCAAATTAAGCCAAGGTTGTTCAATACAACTGATGCAAATAGAGCTGAGACGAAGATATTCAATAAGCTAAAATACTGATGAACTTTTATCAGTTTGTTTTCAATGTGATTGATATATTCTATGGAAAAAATTACAACGCTTAAATATACAATTGATATCATTAGAGAGAATACTTTGGAAAGATTGTCAACGTATAGGTAATTGTTTTGTACAGTTGGCTCCCAAAATCCTACAATGACTGATAATATGCAAAGTACAGAGGACGCAATAGAAATGGTTTTTGCAAATCTTTTAAATGCAAAAAAGCCAATAATTGATGCAATAAAAGAAATTAGACAGGGTAGTAGATAAATAAATTCAAAATTAATCATCCGTATAGCTCCTCCTCATTGTCTATATTTTCCTTTCTGAGCCTCATTATTATGGAGCTAACCAAGACAATTCCCAATATATCGAGTACTATGCCTGCCTCTACTATGAAAGGGAGTCCACTGAAGATATATCCAAAAAGAAAGATAGAGTTCTCCATTACCAAATATCCAATCAACTGATTGTACGCATTTGACTTTGAAATAATGAGAAAAGCACCTTGTAGCATGAGGGTGATGGGGATAGATTCGAGAACTGAGCCAGAATTTGACAGAGCTATTGAATATAGCCCATAACTAAAAAGCGCAAGACAGATAGAAATGATGATCGAAAGGCTCACGCCAAGTGGATTTTTCGACTCTCTAACTCTCCAAATATCCTTTTTAATCGTTTTTAAAAGATATCGAGGGATAAAAATGGCTCTGGTTAAGATGGTTAAAATTGCAAGAATTATTAAAGTAGGCTCTCTATTTATAATGCCTATGGCAAGAAGAAAAATCCCCAATATCCATGAAGAAAGATCAAAGGTTTTTATTGTAGTGGAAATATAAGATTGCCACTGCATAAAAACTATCAGTATTATCTGTATAAATCCAACCAGTATAAATATATTATTTTGCATTTTCTACCTCACATTTTCGTGGTATAAAAGACTATCATTGCAATAAGTGCAAAGGCGAAGCCTACCGATATGAAATCAAATATTTTCATCAATCTATACTTGGAAAGGGTAGTGTTTATAAGGGCGAAGATAAAAATTAGAATTAACATCTTGAAAAAGTTAATGAACATGTATATAAGAACATTTAATATATTCATTTGCATTGGCACAAAGAATGGGAATGTGAACACGTTTATAAACACGTTCATTAACAAGAAGGCTTTTATATAGCTTCCCCATTTATTTAGAGCAAGCTCTTTCCCTGAATATTCAAGATTTAGAGATTGATCTATCATGCCAAGCTCGTTGCTAGAATCAGATTCAATAGGCAGGCTGCCTGTCTCGATGATCAGAAGAAAAAAGAATGCTGCTGCAATAAAGATATGTGTTAGTGAAAAATACCACAAATTAGATGTTTGGAGTATGTTGTTAATTACATAAGGATTATTCGTTCCAGATATTACTCCGAACATTATAAATATGAGTAATAATATAGGCTCTGTGAAGACCCCAATTGACGATGCTCTGGATGCACCAAGAATAGAGTAATTGTTTCTTGTGTCAAGAGCTGCTATCTTTTTTAATGTAGATGCTGCTGCGAAAATTAACCCACCTCCTATAAAGTCAACCACTGGACCGAAAGTAAGAGGAAATGCAGTAATGATGGGCAATACAAGAGTCAATAACAGATACATTGCAAAGGTTAGATATGGCGTGATCTCGAAAAGGACCGATGTGGTGATCGGATATGTACTTTGTTTTTTGAAAAGCTTAAAGAGGTTGTAATACTCTTGAAAGATTGATGGACCAATTTTTGATTCTATTCTTTCTTCAACCTTTCTGAGTATGCCTACTGCAAGGGGAGCAAGTGTTACAACGTAAATTAATTGGACAAAAGATAGGGCTAAGAGCTCAAAATCTTTACTAAGCATAATTTTTGCCTTTTTGACAAATGAAACTCATTGGCGTTTCAACTCCTTTCAAAAATATACTAGGAGTCATCAGCCATCTATGGGGCATTACGGTGAACTCCATCACCGAAAGCTACCTTATACCACAAAAAGACATTGATTGTCAATAAAGGCAAATTAAAAAAATAAAATTTGGCTTCTTTTGTTATAGAATTATATTTATATAGATTACTTGGAGGTGAATGTTGTGAATATTGGTTTTATAGGGCTTGGAATTATGGGTTCTGGGATGGCAAATAATTTATTAAAATCAGGATTTAATATGTATGTCTTTAACCGTACAAGAGAAAAGGCAAAAGAATTAGAAGATAATGGCGCTAAATTTTGCAGCACTCCAAATGAACTTGCAGAAAAGAGCGAATTAATTTTTATGATGTTAACTGATGTGAGAGCGTGTAGGGCTGTGAGTGAGGGTAAAGATGGATTTTTAGAAAGCTTAAGCAAAGGTAAGGTTGTAGTGAACTTTAGCACAGTTCATCCAAATTATTCTTTGGAGCTACGCAACATGGTTAAAGACAAGGAAGCTATGTTTTTGGAGTCTCCTGTTTTAGGAAGCAAGATTCCTGCCCAAAAGGGCGAGCTTGTAATTCTCGCTGCTGGTGACAAAGAGGCTTTTGAAGCGTGTACAAACTCAT
This genomic window contains:
- a CDS encoding hydrogenase 4 membrane component (E)-like protein; this translates as MQNNIFILVGFIQIILIVFMQWQSYISTTIKTFDLSSWILGIFLLAIGIINREPTLIILAILTILTRAIFIPRYLLKTIKKDIWRVRESKNPLGVSLSIIISICLALFSYGLYSIALSNSGSVLESIPITLMLQGAFLIISKSNAYNQLIGYLVMENSIFLFGYIFSGLPFIVEAGIVLDILGIVLVSSIIMRLRKENIDNEEELYG
- a CDS encoding NADH-quinone oxidoreductase subunit H, which translates into the protein MLSKDFELLALSFVQLIYVVTLAPLAVGILRKVEERIESKIGPSIFQEYYNLFKLFKKQSTYPITTSVLFEITPYLTFAMYLLLTLVLPIITAFPLTFGPVVDFIGGGLIFAAASTLKKIAALDTRNNYSILGASRASSIGVFTEPILLLIFIMFGVISGTNNPYVINNILQTSNLWYFSLTHIFIAAAFFFLLIIETGSLPIESDSSNELGMIDQSLNLEYSGKELALNKWGSYIKAFLLMNVFINVFTFPFFVPMQMNILNVLIYMFINFFKMLILIFIFALINTTLSKYRLMKIFDFISVGFAFALIAMIVFYTTKM
- a CDS encoding NAD(P)-dependent oxidoreductase, with amino-acid sequence MNIGFIGLGIMGSGMANNLLKSGFNMYVFNRTREKAKELEDNGAKFCSTPNELAEKSELIFMMLTDVRACRAVSEGKDGFLESLSKGKVVVNFSTVHPNYSLELRNMVKDKEAMFLESPVLGSKIPAQKGELVILAAGDKEAFEACTNSFEKISKKAMYLGDVPKASYVKVVNNEAFATSLTAYLEGLAFAKKIGLDPEMVFNILNAGALANPYFEFKIKKVLNDDFETHFSLANMKKDLGFAVSVADEFKCYCPTLAAVNETFKKGLKRHAEEDMSAIYKVFDE